One segment of Phragmites australis chromosome 13, lpPhrAust1.1, whole genome shotgun sequence DNA contains the following:
- the LOC133889242 gene encoding GDSL esterase/lipase LTL1-like: MDALLVTFLVAVAALTGAASAAPRAFFVFGDSLVDNGNNNYLMTTARADAPPYGIDFPTHMPTGRFSNGLNIPDIISEHLGSEPALPYLSPELRGEKLLVGANFASAGVGILNDTGIQFVNIIRIGQQLQNFQEYQQKLAAFIGEDAATQLVNQALVLITLGGNDFVNNYYLVPFSIRSRQFAIQDYVPYLIFEYKKILARLYELGARRVVVTGTGMIGCVPAELAMHSIDGECARDLTEAADLFNPQLVRMQAELNDEIGQDVFIAANTNRVSFDFMFHPQDYGFVTSKVACCGQGPYNGIGLCTPASNVCPNRDVYAYWDAFHPTERANRIIVGQFMHGSTDHISPMNLSTILAMDNRN, translated from the exons ATGGATGCTCTGCTCGTGACCTTCCTCGTCGCCGTGGCGGCGCTCACAGGGGCGGCGTCCGCAGCACCGCGCGCCTTCTTCGTGTTCGGGGACTCCCTCGTCGACAACGGCAACAACAACTACCTCATGACCACGGCGCGCGCGGACGCGCCGCCCTACGGGATCGACTTCCCCACCCACATGCCCACGGGGAGATTCTCCAACGGGCTCAACATCCCCGACATCATCA GTGAGCATCTCGGTTCTGAGCCTGCATTGCCGTACCTGAGCCCCGAGCTCCGCGGCGAGAAGTTGCTCGTCGGCGCCAACTTCGCCTCGGCCGGCGTCGGCATCCTCAACGACACAGGCATACAATTC GTGAACATCATTAGGATCGGGCAGCAGCTGCAGAACTTTCAGGAGTACCAGCAGAAGCTGGCCGCGTTCATCGGCGAGGACGCGGCGACGCAGCTCGTGAACCAGGCGCTCGTGCTCATCACGCTCGGCGGCAACGACTTCGTCAACAACTACTACCTGGTGCCCTTCTCCATCCGCTCGCGCCAGTTTGCCATCCAAGACTACGTCCCCTACCTCATCTTCGAGTACAAGAAAATCCTCGCG CGGCTGTACGAGCTCGGCGCCCGGCGCGTGGTGGTCACCGGCACGGGGATGATCGGGTGCGTGCCGGCGGAGCTGGCCATGCACAGCATCGACGGCGAGTGCGCGCGCGACCTCACGGAGGCCGCCGACCTCTTCAACCCGCAGCTGGTGCGGATGCAAGCCGAGCTCAACGACGAGATCGGCCAAGACGTCTTCATCGCCGCCAACACCAACCGGGTCAGCTTCGACTTCATGTTCCACCCGCAGGACTACG GGTTCGTGACCTCGAAAGTGGCGTGCTGCGGGCAGGGGCCGTACAATGGCATCGGGCTGTGCACGCCGGCGTCGAACGTGTGCCCGAACCGGGACGTCTACGCGTACTGGGACGCATTCCACCCAACGGAGCGCGCCAACCGGATCATCGTCGGCCAGTTCATGCACGGCTCCACCGACCACATCAGCCCCATGAACCTTAGCACCATCCTCGCCATGGACAACAGGAACTAG
- the LOC133889243 gene encoding 2-phytyl-1,4-beta-naphthoquinone methyltransferase, chloroplastic isoform X2 gives MGTVTAAAAISLAAAAASSPSGRRLRRGPVFVRCSSSAADERQALFSRIAPVYDQLNDVLSLGQHRTWKRICVSWSRAKRGDRVLDLCCGSGDLAFLLSQKVGLDGEVMAVDFSRQQLQNAADRQEQRWKLCYKNIKWIEGDALDLPFTGCYFDAVTVGYGLRNVVDKSKAMQEIFRVLKPGSVQVSRLFQHCYSGYGLTEEYKYLKSSIAQYFTGEELEKLAKEAGFSVAKHYELGGGFMGNLVATR, from the exons ATGGGCACCGTGACCGCGGCCGCGGCGATTTCCTtagcggcggccgcggcgtccAGCCCCTCCGGCCGCCGACTCCGCCGGGGCCCCGTCTTCGTCCGTTGCTCGTCCTCCGCGGCCGACGAGCGTCAGGCCCTCTTCAGCCGCATCGCCCCCGTCTACGACCAA TTGAATGACGTGCTGAGCTTGGGCCAGCACCGGACGTGGAAGCGCATCTGCGTCTCCTGGTCGAG GGCGAAGAGAGGGGATCGTGTTCTTGATCTCTGCTGTGGGAGCGGGGATTTGGCGTTCCTGTTGTCTCAGAAGGTCGGCCTGGATGGAGAG GTGATGGCTGTCGATTTCTCAAGGCAACAACTGCAAAATGCTGCTGACCGTCAGGAGCAACGCTGGAAGCTGTGCTACAAGAACATCAA ATGGATCGAAGGGGATGCACTTGATTTACCTTTCACGGGCTGCTACTTTGATGCTGTTACGGTTGGTTACGGATTACGCAACGTGGTTGACAAATCCAAAGCAATGCAAGAGATATTTAGGGTCCTGAAACCAGGTTCAGTACAGGTTTCAAGATTGTTCCAG CATTGTTACAG TGGCTATGGACTCACTGAAGAATACAAGTACTTGAAAAGCTCCATAGCACAGTATTTTACAG GAGAAGAGTTGGAGAAGTTAGCCAAAGAAGCTGGGTTCTCTGTAGCCAAGCACTATGAGCTTGGTGGAGGGTTCATGGGGAACCTAGTTGCAACTCGCTGA
- the LOC133889243 gene encoding 2-phytyl-1,4-beta-naphthoquinone methyltransferase, chloroplastic isoform X1, with the protein MGTVTAAAAISLAAAAASSPSGRRLRRGPVFVRCSSSAADERQALFSRIAPVYDQLNDVLSLGQHRTWKRICVSWSRAKRGDRVLDLCCGSGDLAFLLSQKVGLDGEVMAVDFSRQQLQNAADRQEQRWKLCYKNIKWIEGDALDLPFTGCYFDAVTVGYGLRNVVDKSKAMQEIFRVLKPGSRASILDFNKSSSLFTALLQSWMIDNVVVPFASGYGLTEEYKYLKSSIAQYFTGEELEKLAKEAGFSVAKHYELGGGFMGNLVATR; encoded by the exons ATGGGCACCGTGACCGCGGCCGCGGCGATTTCCTtagcggcggccgcggcgtccAGCCCCTCCGGCCGCCGACTCCGCCGGGGCCCCGTCTTCGTCCGTTGCTCGTCCTCCGCGGCCGACGAGCGTCAGGCCCTCTTCAGCCGCATCGCCCCCGTCTACGACCAA TTGAATGACGTGCTGAGCTTGGGCCAGCACCGGACGTGGAAGCGCATCTGCGTCTCCTGGTCGAG GGCGAAGAGAGGGGATCGTGTTCTTGATCTCTGCTGTGGGAGCGGGGATTTGGCGTTCCTGTTGTCTCAGAAGGTCGGCCTGGATGGAGAG GTGATGGCTGTCGATTTCTCAAGGCAACAACTGCAAAATGCTGCTGACCGTCAGGAGCAACGCTGGAAGCTGTGCTACAAGAACATCAA ATGGATCGAAGGGGATGCACTTGATTTACCTTTCACGGGCTGCTACTTTGATGCTGTTACGGTTGGTTACGGATTACGCAACGTGGTTGACAAATCCAAAGCAATGCAAGAGATATTTAGGGTCCTGAAACCAG GATCAAGAGCGTCTATTCTTGATTTTAACAAGAGTTCATCACTATTCACAGCATTGTTACAG AGTTGGATGATCGACAATGTTGTGGTTCCTTTTGCTAGTGGCTATGGACTCACTGAAGAATACAAGTACTTGAAAAGCTCCATAGCACAGTATTTTACAG GAGAAGAGTTGGAGAAGTTAGCCAAAGAAGCTGGGTTCTCTGTAGCCAAGCACTATGAGCTTGGTGGAGGGTTCATGGGGAACCTAGTTGCAACTCGCTGA